From Denitrovibrio acetiphilus DSM 12809, the proteins below share one genomic window:
- the acnA gene encoding aconitate hydratase AcnA: protein MDRTHFRSHFEFGGKTYAYYDLKKVQAAGMADIQKLPYSIRVLLENIVRNFDGKVVTEGDVKEVGGWKKSYDAPFEIAHHPARVVMQDFTGVPGVVDLAAMRDALAEKGKKASLINPVVPVDLIIDHSVQVDYYGTPDCLDKNVAKEYERNSERYSLLKWAQASFDNMRIVPPRSGICHQVNLEYLGQIVLKGEVNGEETAFCDTLVGTDSHTTMINAIGVMGWGVGGIEAEAVMLGQPYYMPIPEVIGLRLTGEIAEGITGTDVVLTITELLRRHKVVEKFVEVYGPGLKALSLPDRATISNMSPEYGSTMGFFPVDDETIRYMRETNRAEQSQFVENYTKMNMLFYDYNNEPEYTKVVELDLSTVKPCVAGPKKPQQHIPLEKLPAVAGEETPEKKSVEIELEGKKIKLSENDVVVAAITSCTNTSNPFVMIGAGMVAKKAVEKGLKVKPYVKTSLAPGSKVVTDYLEASGVDKYLNQLGFNLAAYGCTTCIGNSGPLKAPINDAVKDNKMSVAAVLSGNRNFEARIHPLIRQNYLASPMLVVVYALAGTVDIDLHLDPVGTDKNGKPVYMRDLWPSNDEVWALVKRYVTTDQYEKRYSEILEGDENWKTLPIVKSDIYEWIPDSTYIRRPPFFEDFSLELTPAQDIIGAKPLAMLGDTVTTDHISPAGAIPAEYPAGQYLEANGVKPVDFNSYGSRRGNHEVMMRGTFGNVRIKNKLADPKEGGFTKHMPDGKDSYIYDAAMKYIKEGTPTVVFGGKEYGTGSSRDWAAKGTLLLGVKAVIAESFERIHRSNLAGMGILPLQFTGGNSWAGLGLDGTETFDIKGIAEVSPRCSLKVTAVKPDGSQTEFVVLCRLDTEVEIEYFKHGGILAYVLRGMAK, encoded by the coding sequence ATGGATAGAACACATTTCAGAAGCCATTTTGAGTTTGGCGGGAAAACATATGCTTACTACGATCTTAAAAAAGTTCAGGCTGCCGGTATGGCAGACATTCAGAAGCTTCCATACTCTATAAGGGTGCTCCTTGAGAATATTGTGCGTAATTTTGACGGAAAGGTTGTCACCGAAGGTGATGTTAAAGAGGTTGGCGGATGGAAGAAGAGCTATGATGCCCCTTTTGAAATAGCACATCACCCTGCAAGGGTTGTTATGCAGGACTTTACTGGCGTCCCCGGTGTTGTTGACCTTGCTGCCATGCGGGATGCTCTGGCTGAAAAAGGGAAAAAAGCGTCACTCATAAATCCGGTCGTTCCGGTTGATCTTATCATAGACCACTCTGTGCAGGTCGACTACTACGGCACACCGGACTGCCTTGATAAAAACGTAGCTAAAGAATATGAAAGAAATTCTGAGCGTTACTCTCTGCTCAAGTGGGCTCAGGCAAGCTTTGACAATATGCGGATCGTCCCCCCCCGTTCGGGTATCTGCCATCAGGTTAACCTCGAATACCTCGGGCAGATAGTGCTTAAAGGCGAGGTTAACGGCGAAGAGACAGCTTTCTGCGATACACTTGTGGGGACAGACTCACACACAACAATGATAAATGCCATCGGCGTTATGGGCTGGGGGGTCGGCGGTATAGAGGCAGAGGCTGTTATGCTTGGTCAGCCTTACTATATGCCTATCCCGGAGGTCATTGGGCTTCGGCTTACGGGTGAGATAGCAGAGGGGATCACAGGGACTGATGTTGTCCTTACTATCACAGAGCTTCTCCGTAGACATAAGGTTGTCGAAAAATTTGTCGAGGTCTACGGCCCCGGACTGAAAGCTCTTTCTCTGCCGGACAGAGCGACTATATCCAACATGTCGCCTGAGTATGGTTCCACAATGGGATTCTTCCCTGTGGACGATGAGACTATAAGATATATGCGCGAAACAAACAGAGCAGAGCAGTCGCAGTTTGTTGAAAACTATACGAAGATGAATATGCTCTTTTACGATTATAACAATGAACCTGAATACACCAAAGTGGTTGAGCTTGATCTCTCTACGGTTAAACCTTGCGTCGCAGGGCCAAAGAAGCCTCAGCAGCATATCCCACTTGAGAAACTCCCTGCTGTCGCAGGTGAAGAGACTCCGGAGAAAAAATCAGTTGAGATCGAGCTTGAAGGCAAAAAGATTAAGCTAAGCGAAAATGATGTTGTTGTTGCCGCTATCACCAGCTGTACAAACACATCAAACCCATTTGTTATGATAGGTGCAGGCATGGTTGCCAAGAAAGCTGTCGAAAAAGGGCTTAAGGTGAAACCGTATGTTAAGACAAGTCTGGCGCCAGGGTCAAAGGTTGTGACAGATTACCTCGAAGCTTCCGGTGTGGACAAATACCTTAATCAGCTCGGTTTTAACCTTGCCGCTTACGGCTGCACTACATGTATAGGGAATTCCGGTCCTCTGAAAGCGCCTATTAACGACGCGGTTAAGGATAATAAAATGTCTGTTGCTGCTGTGTTGTCTGGTAACAGAAACTTTGAAGCGAGAATCCATCCGCTTATAAGACAAAACTACCTTGCATCACCTATGCTGGTGGTGGTATACGCACTTGCCGGTACTGTCGACATAGATCTTCATCTTGATCCTGTGGGTACTGATAAGAACGGCAAACCTGTTTATATGCGTGACCTGTGGCCTTCAAATGACGAAGTCTGGGCACTGGTTAAAAGATATGTTACCACTGATCAATATGAAAAACGATATTCAGAAATTCTGGAAGGTGATGAAAACTGGAAAACTCTTCCGATCGTTAAGTCTGATATTTATGAATGGATTCCTGATTCAACATATATCAGACGCCCTCCGTTTTTTGAGGATTTTTCCCTTGAGCTCACTCCGGCGCAGGACATTATAGGTGCAAAGCCTCTTGCAATGCTTGGCGACACTGTGACAACAGATCATATCTCCCCTGCCGGTGCAATACCAGCGGAATATCCTGCCGGGCAGTACCTGGAGGCTAATGGTGTGAAACCTGTTGACTTTAATTCCTACGGTTCAAGGAGGGGGAACCACGAAGTTATGATGCGTGGAACATTCGGTAATGTCCGTATCAAAAATAAACTGGCAGACCCAAAAGAGGGCGGTTTTACAAAACATATGCCTGACGGTAAAGACAGCTATATCTATGACGCTGCCATGAAGTATATAAAAGAGGGAACTCCGACTGTTGTTTTCGGTGGAAAAGAATATGGAACAGGTTCTTCCCGTGACTGGGCAGCCAAGGGAACACTCCTGCTCGGGGTGAAAGCCGTTATTGCTGAAAGCTTTGAACGCATACACAGAAGCAACCTCGCTGGTATGGGCATACTGCCGCTACAGTTTACAGGCGGAAACAGCTGGGCGGGTCTTGGACTTGACGGGACAGAAACATTTGACATCAAAGGTATCGCTGAAGTCAGCCCCAGATGCTCATTAAAGGTTACGGCTGTGAAGCCTGACGGAAGCCAGACAGAGTTTGTTGTACTTTGCAGGCTAGACACCGAGGTTGAAATAGAGTACTTCAAACACGGCGGAATACTTGCTTATGTGCTGAGAGGGATGGCAAAGTAA